The following are from one region of the Anguilla rostrata isolate EN2019 chromosome 7, ASM1855537v3, whole genome shotgun sequence genome:
- the dldh gene encoding dihydrolipoyl dehydrogenase, mitochondrial: MQSWNWLYRTLAKRGHQLPSKLHGAAVLSVRTYADKAQIEADVTVVGSGPGGYVAAIKAAQLGFKTVCVEKNDTLGGTCLNVGCIPSKALLNNSYLYHLAHGKDFQSRGIEISGLTLNLEKMMSQKSGAVKALTGGIAHLFKQNKVTHVNGFGAITGKNEVTATASDGSQQVINTKNILIATGSEVTPFPGIEIDEDTVVSSTGALSLKSVPEQLIVIGAGVIGVELGSVWQRLGSKVTAVEFLGHVGGMGIDMEISKNFQRILQKQGMKFKLGTKVMGATKTADGKINVAVEAAAGGKNETLVCDVLLVCIGRRPFTGNLGLEAVGIELDNRGRIPVNNRFQTKVPSIYAIGDVVAGPMLAHKAEDEGIICVEGMAGGAVHIDYNCVPSVIYTHPEVAWVGKNEEQIKEEGVPYKVGKFPFAANSRAKTNADTDGLVKILSHKETDRMLGAHILGSGAGEMINEAALAMEYGASCEDIARVCHAHPTVSEAFREANLAASFGKAINF; encoded by the exons atgCAGAGTTGGAACTGGTTATATCGTACTCTAGCAAAG CGGGGTCATCAGCTGCCATCCAAACTCCATGGAGCTGCAGTGTTATCAGTCAGAACCTATGCTGACAAAGCACAAA TCGAGGCCGATGTCACGGTGGTGGGATCGGGGCCTGGAGGATACGTCGCTGCCATCAAAGCGGCCCAGCTTGGGTTCAAG ACAGTATGTGTGGAGAAGAATGACACTCTCGGAGGAACCTGCTTGAACGTTGGCTGTATTCCCTCAAAG GCTTTGCTGAACAACTCCTATCTGTATCACTTGGCACATGGGAAGGACTTTCAGAGCAGGGGCATTGAAA TCTCAGGCCTCACGCTGAATCTTGAgaagatgatgtcacagaagagTGGGGCAGTCAAAGCGCTGACGGGGGGCATCGCCCACCTGTTCAAACAGAACAAG GTGACACACGTGAATGGTTTTGGGGCAATTACAGGCAAGAATGAGGTCACGGCAACGGCCAGCGACGGCAGCCAGCAGGTCATCAACACCAAGAACATCCTGATCGCTAccgggtcagaggtcacacccTTCCCTGGAATTGAG ATAGACGAGGACACCGTGGTCTCCTCTACCGGGGCGCTTTCCCTGAAGAGTGTTCCAGAACAGCTGATTGTGATCGGTGCTGGAGTCATTGGTGTGGAGCTA GGCTCTGTGTGGCAGCGCCTGGGCTCTAAGGTCACCGCAGTGGAGTTCCTGGGTCACGTCGGGGGGATGGGCATCGACATGGAGATCTCCAAGAACTTCCAGCGCATCCTGCAGAAGCAGGGCATGAAGTTCAAACTGGGCACCAAAGTTATGGGCGCCACCAAGACAGCGGATGGAAAAATCAACGTGGC CGTGGAGGCCGCGGCCGGGGGGAAGAACGAGACGCTGGTGTGCGACGTGCTGCTGGTCTGCATCGGCCGACGCCCCTTCACCGGGAACCTGGGCCTGGAGGCGGTGGGCATCGAGCTGGACAACAGGGGCAGAATCCCCGTCAACAACCGCTTCCAAACCAAAGTGCCCAG CATCTACGCCATCGGCGACGTGGTGGCGGGGCCCATGCTGGCGCACAAGGCGGAGGACGAGGGCATCATCTGCGTGGAGGGCATGGCGGGCGGAGCCGTGCACATCGACTACAACTGCGTGCCCTCCGTCATCTACACCCACCCCGAGGTGGCATGGGTGGGCAAGAACGAGGAGCAGATCAAGGAGGAG GGCGTTCCGTACAAAGTCGGCAAATTCCCGTTCGCGGCCAACAGCCGGGCGAAGACCAACGCAGACACGGACGGGCTGGTGAAGATCCTGAGTCACAAGGAGACTGACCGGATGCTGGGGGCTCACATCCTGGGATCC ggCGCGGGAGAGATGATCAACGAGGCTGCGCTGGCCATGGAGTACGGAGCGTCGTGCGAGGACATCGCCCGAGTGTGCCACGCCCACCCG ACTGTATCGGAAGCCTTCCGAGAAGCCAACCTAGCGGCCTCGTTTGGAAAAGCGATTAACTTCTAA